From a region of the Acidicapsa acidisoli genome:
- the ccsA gene encoding cytochrome c biogenesis protein CcsA → MRPSIGYLRWYWLIATLALIGYGLDLALRVSPPDAAQGNMIRAFYYHFPNWIGTSIFFPLNLAASIVYLSFRFKKPVLAMKADALAFACAEMGVLYCTLGLVTGSLWGRVTWGIWWTWDARLTTTLMLWLIYVSYLMVRGFSSASTRGVICAALAVFGFCDMPIVYMSTRWWRTQHPAPVFGGGADSGIAPNMQAAVWWNVVAWLAWGALIVSFRYSVEFRRQELESAKALDAIQENDRAGAVHG, encoded by the coding sequence GTGAGACCTTCAATAGGATATCTTCGGTGGTATTGGCTGATCGCAACCTTGGCATTGATTGGATACGGGCTTGATTTGGCCCTGAGAGTATCGCCCCCGGATGCCGCCCAGGGAAACATGATTCGCGCCTTTTACTATCACTTTCCAAATTGGATTGGCACGTCAATTTTCTTTCCGCTGAATCTGGCAGCCTCGATTGTCTACCTCTCCTTTCGATTCAAGAAACCAGTCCTGGCTATGAAAGCAGATGCTTTGGCCTTCGCCTGTGCTGAGATGGGCGTTTTGTACTGCACACTTGGACTCGTCACAGGGTCGCTTTGGGGGCGAGTCACCTGGGGAATCTGGTGGACCTGGGACGCCCGACTAACCACGACGCTGATGCTATGGCTGATCTACGTCAGCTATCTTATGGTTCGTGGTTTCTCGTCGGCTTCAACACGGGGAGTGATTTGTGCGGCTCTTGCAGTCTTCGGATTTTGCGACATGCCCATTGTTTATATGTCCACTCGCTGGTGGCGCACCCAACATCCCGCTCCGGTATTCGGAGGAGGAGCTGATTCCGGGATCGCACCCAACATGCAAGCGGCAGTCTGGTGGAACGTTGTGGCTTGGTTAGCATGGGGCGCGTTGATCGTGAGCTTTCGGTACTCGGTGGAATTCCGCCGTCAGGAACTGGAATCTGCTAAAGCACTTGATGCTATTCAAGAAAATGATCGCGCAGGAGCGGTTCATGGCTAA
- a CDS encoding DUF3574 domain-containing protein produces MRIWPWKNVLAISAALLLGFGIAHYAFSSQTAPSPTLHGDAAHPAKTQGWVDTQLYFGLGPANAPEKGVSEAAWRDFLDKEVTPRFPDGLSVMDVYGQWQGKNETAPERIRSKMLVIDYPKTSENTAKIEAIRAAWKQKTGDQSVLKVSQPADVSF; encoded by the coding sequence ATGCGAATCTGGCCATGGAAGAACGTGCTGGCAATTTCGGCAGCGTTGCTGCTCGGCTTCGGCATCGCCCACTATGCATTCTCCTCGCAGACTGCGCCAAGTCCCACGCTCCACGGCGACGCAGCGCACCCGGCTAAAACACAAGGCTGGGTCGACACCCAGCTTTACTTCGGCCTCGGCCCCGCGAACGCTCCGGAAAAGGGCGTAAGCGAGGCCGCATGGCGCGATTTTCTGGACAAGGAAGTCACTCCGCGCTTCCCCGATGGCCTCAGCGTCATGGATGTCTACGGCCAATGGCAGGGCAAGAACGAGACAGCTCCCGAGCGCATTCGCTCCAAGATGCTGGTCATTGACTACCCGAAAACATCCGAAAATACGGCAAAGATCGAAGCCATCCGCGCAGCCTGGAAGCAGAAGACTGGCGACCAGTCTGTCCTCAAAGTCTCCCAACCCGCCGATGTGTCGTTCTAA
- a CDS encoding type II toxin-antitoxin system VapC family toxin, whose translation MIVDSSALIAILKDEPEAKAFKAAILGPETVAISAATYFEASIVVDGYKDPRLRARFDAILEATNFLIEPFTAEQAQIARQAYRDYGHGSGHRANLNFGDCFAYALARVKREPLLYKGDDFVHTDIRPAVQQS comes from the coding sequence ATGATCGTCGACTCGTCGGCGCTGATCGCTATTCTCAAGGATGAGCCAGAAGCAAAAGCATTTAAAGCGGCGATCCTTGGACCAGAGACGGTCGCTATTTCTGCCGCCACCTACTTTGAGGCGTCCATCGTGGTGGATGGCTACAAGGACCCACGGCTGAGAGCGCGCTTCGATGCAATCCTCGAAGCGACGAACTTCCTGATCGAACCGTTTACAGCTGAACAAGCACAGATCGCCCGCCAAGCTTATCGCGACTACGGCCACGGCAGCGGACACCGAGCCAACCTGAATTTCGGCGACTGCTTCGCCTACGCCCTCGCGCGCGTCAAACGCGAACCCCTGCTCTACAAAGGTGACGACTTCGTGCATACGGATATCCGCCCGGCAGTACAACAGAGCTAA
- the mqnC gene encoding cyclic dehypoxanthinyl futalosine synthase: MSITRQQALDYFNSDDLIGLGMEADAVRRRLHPERVVTYIIDRNINYTNFCTEYCTFCAFYRPLPKPGVKNPRAEEGYILDFEKIYEKIAETQEMGGTGVLMQGGLHPDLKIDWFERLFTGIKQRFPQIWLHCLSASEILAIAEYSNLTLRDTIARLRDAGLDSIPGGGAEILDDEVRHRIARLKCKTQDWVDVHRTAHQLGMRTTATMMFGVGETFDQRINHFEVVRGLQEETGGFTAFIPWSFQPNHTALGGRGWDEATSVEYLKVLAISRLYLDNIENVQASWVTQGLKVLELGLHFGGNDVGSVMLEENVVKAAGTSNCTTEEELRRIIRDAGFKPVQRDTLYRTMFLN; encoded by the coding sequence ATGTCGATTACCCGCCAGCAGGCGCTCGATTACTTCAACTCGGATGACCTGATCGGCCTCGGCATGGAGGCTGATGCCGTCCGCCGCCGCCTTCATCCCGAGCGCGTCGTCACCTACATCATCGACCGCAACATCAACTACACCAACTTCTGCACCGAGTACTGCACCTTCTGCGCCTTTTACCGACCGCTGCCAAAGCCCGGCGTAAAGAACCCTCGCGCCGAAGAAGGCTACATCCTCGACTTCGAAAAGATCTACGAAAAGATCGCCGAGACGCAGGAGATGGGCGGCACAGGCGTCCTGATGCAGGGCGGCCTCCATCCCGATCTGAAGATCGACTGGTTCGAACGCCTCTTTACCGGCATCAAGCAGCGCTTCCCGCAGATCTGGCTCCATTGCCTATCCGCCAGCGAAATCCTGGCCATCGCCGAATACTCCAACCTCACGCTCCGCGACACCATCGCCCGCCTCCGCGACGCTGGCCTCGACTCCATCCCAGGCGGCGGCGCTGAGATTCTCGACGACGAAGTGCGCCATCGCATCGCCCGCCTCAAATGCAAGACGCAGGACTGGGTCGACGTGCATCGCACCGCACACCAGCTCGGCATGAGGACCACGGCCACCATGATGTTCGGCGTAGGCGAGACCTTCGACCAGCGCATCAACCACTTCGAAGTCGTCCGCGGTTTGCAGGAAGAGACCGGCGGATTCACGGCCTTCATCCCCTGGAGCTTCCAGCCGAACCACACCGCCCTCGGCGGCCGGGGCTGGGACGAGGCCACCTCAGTCGAATACCTGAAAGTCCTCGCTATCTCGCGCCTCTATCTCGATAACATCGAAAACGTCCAGGCAAGCTGGGTAACTCAGGGCTTAAAGGTCCTTGAGTTAGGCCTCCACTTCGGCGGCAACGATGTGGGTTCCGTTATGCTCGAAGAGAACGTAGTCAAAGCCGCGGGCACCAGCAATTGCACGACGGAAGAGGAGCTACGCCGCATCATCCGAGATGCCGGCTTCAAACCAGTCCAGCGCGATACCCTCTATCGCACCATGTTCCTGAACTAA
- a CDS encoding alpha/beta hydrolase, giving the protein MRLLSYISMALLASAALVTAAQTEIKPTSSASCAETSSSNEFLGISTIRLWPGDAPQAKGAGCDDIPTLSILRPQPGHENGSAVIVMPGGAYLHLASILEGREVADWFTARGFTAFVLRYRLGKKYLLPVPLVDARRAVQLVRARARDYHFSPNRIAIIGFSAGGSLAGLTATQFVPGNPDAEDPIDRVSSRPDYVVLGYPWIGAVSPDVSHLSYCKLMDVMDRCEELQKAYSPDLFVTKDTPPTFIYHTTDDATVPVEQALSFYEALLKAGVSGEIHIFAHGSHGSGLGSGNATLDQWPNLLENWLRDRGLLTPEAVVH; this is encoded by the coding sequence GTGCGGCTTCTTTCCTATATTTCCATGGCTTTGTTGGCTTCGGCCGCGTTGGTTACGGCGGCCCAGACTGAGATAAAGCCCACTTCGTCCGCATCCTGCGCGGAGACTTCTTCCAGTAACGAATTTCTCGGCATCTCGACGATCCGCTTATGGCCCGGCGACGCGCCGCAAGCGAAAGGCGCTGGTTGCGACGACATTCCGACGCTCTCGATTCTGCGTCCGCAACCGGGGCACGAAAACGGCAGCGCGGTGATTGTGATGCCGGGCGGAGCCTACTTGCACCTGGCTTCGATCCTGGAAGGCAGGGAAGTGGCGGACTGGTTTACTGCGCGGGGATTTACGGCTTTTGTGCTGCGATACCGGCTGGGTAAGAAGTATCTGCTGCCTGTACCGCTGGTGGACGCGAGGAGGGCTGTGCAACTGGTGCGGGCCAGGGCGCGGGATTACCATTTTTCTCCGAATCGAATTGCGATCATCGGGTTTTCGGCGGGAGGCAGTCTGGCCGGACTGACGGCGACGCAGTTTGTTCCCGGCAATCCGGATGCGGAAGACCCGATCGACCGCGTCTCCAGCCGTCCGGATTATGTTGTTCTCGGATATCCGTGGATCGGCGCTGTCTCTCCGGACGTGTCTCATCTCAGCTATTGCAAGCTGATGGATGTGATGGATCGTTGCGAGGAATTGCAGAAGGCTTACTCACCCGATTTGTTCGTGACGAAGGACACGCCGCCGACGTTTATCTACCATACGACGGATGACGCGACGGTTCCGGTGGAACAGGCGCTGAGTTTCTATGAGGCACTGCTGAAAGCGGGAGTTTCGGGCGAGATTCATATCTTCGCGCACGGGTCGCATGGAAGCGGGCTGGGCTCCGGCAACGCAACGCTGGATCAATGGCCGAATCTGCTGGAAAACTGGCTGCGCGACAGGGGATTGCTGACTCCGGAAGCTGTCGTCCACTAG
- a CDS encoding fumarate hydratase, whose protein sequence is MTVIRQEDFIASVAGALQYISYYHPVDYITSLTAAYEKEQSHAAKDAMAQILINSRMCFEGHRPICQDTGIVNAFVKVGMDVRFDGDMDLQAMVDEGVRRAYLDPDNKLRGSILADPAGARKNTKDNTPAVVNVELVRGNTIEVTVAAKGGGSEAKSKFVMLNPSDSVVDWVLKTVPTMGAGWCPPGMLGIGIGGTAEKAMLLAKQSLMDPIDIQELIARGPKTTAEKLRVELYDKVNRLGIGAQGLGGLTTVLDVKVLDTPCHAANLPVAMIPNCAATRHAHIVLDGSGPVFLDPPSISDWPKLTYDVSTAKPVNLDTVTRAEADSWKPGEVLLLTGKLLTGRDAAHKRMTDILNRGEKLPVDFKDRFIYYVGPVDPVREEVVGPAGPTTATRMDKFTRQMLAETGLLGMIGKAERGPAAIDAIREFGAVYLMAVGGAAYLVSKAIRGSRLLAFDDLGMEAIYEFDVVDMPVTVAVDAKGTSVHQTGPAEWQQRIAGIPILQ, encoded by the coding sequence ATGACGGTGATTCGCCAGGAAGATTTTATCGCCAGCGTTGCAGGCGCATTGCAGTACATCAGCTACTACCACCCAGTCGACTACATTACAAGCCTCACAGCTGCTTACGAAAAAGAGCAGTCCCATGCCGCCAAGGACGCGATGGCGCAGATCCTCATCAACAGCCGCATGTGCTTCGAGGGCCACCGCCCCATCTGCCAGGACACTGGCATCGTCAACGCCTTCGTCAAAGTCGGCATGGACGTGCGCTTCGACGGCGACATGGACCTGCAGGCCATGGTCGACGAAGGCGTCCGCCGCGCCTATCTCGACCCCGACAACAAGCTGCGCGGATCGATACTCGCCGACCCTGCCGGCGCGCGCAAAAACACCAAGGACAATACGCCCGCCGTGGTCAATGTCGAACTGGTGCGCGGCAATACCATCGAAGTGACCGTAGCGGCCAAGGGCGGCGGCTCCGAAGCCAAAAGTAAGTTCGTCATGCTCAACCCCTCCGATTCCGTGGTCGACTGGGTGTTGAAAACCGTCCCGACCATGGGCGCAGGCTGGTGCCCGCCGGGAATGCTCGGCATCGGCATTGGCGGCACTGCGGAAAAAGCCATGCTGCTAGCCAAACAATCGCTCATGGACCCCATCGACATTCAGGAACTCATAGCGCGCGGCCCCAAAACCACAGCCGAAAAACTCCGCGTCGAGCTCTACGACAAAGTCAACCGCCTCGGCATCGGAGCACAGGGACTGGGCGGCCTCACCACCGTCCTCGACGTCAAGGTGCTGGACACTCCCTGCCACGCCGCCAACCTGCCGGTCGCCATGATTCCCAACTGCGCCGCCACGCGGCACGCCCACATCGTGCTCGATGGCTCAGGCCCCGTTTTCCTCGATCCGCCGTCGATCAGCGACTGGCCGAAGTTGACCTATGACGTTTCGACAGCCAAACCGGTCAATCTCGACACCGTAACACGCGCCGAAGCCGATTCCTGGAAGCCCGGCGAAGTCCTCCTGCTCACCGGCAAGCTGCTCACTGGCCGCGACGCCGCGCACAAGCGCATGACGGACATTCTCAACCGCGGTGAAAAGCTGCCCGTCGATTTCAAGGACCGCTTCATCTACTACGTCGGCCCGGTCGATCCCGTCCGCGAAGAGGTCGTTGGCCCCGCAGGTCCCACCACGGCCACGCGCATGGACAAATTCACGCGCCAGATGCTCGCCGAAACCGGCCTGCTGGGTATGATCGGCAAAGCCGAGCGCGGCCCTGCGGCGATTGATGCAATTCGCGAATTCGGAGCCGTGTACCTGATGGCCGTAGGCGGCGCAGCCTATCTCGTCTCAAAGGCCATTCGCGGCTCGCGGCTGCTGGCCTTCGACGATCTCGGTATGGAAGCCATCTACGAATTTGACGTAGTGGATATGCCAGTTACCGTGGCCGTCGATGCCAAAGGCACCAGCGTTCACCAGACCGGCCCAGCCGAATGGCAGCAACGCATCGCTGGCATTCCGATCCTGCAGTAG
- a CDS encoding lysozyme inhibitor LprI family protein, producing MGKYCFVLPVLVAFAIPTFAQVEYADAKTKAECTQYAQTPLPAEAASFSAPAQWPACASYKLHSGIGTKVDLEAARKCAWQERLASQAGLEPRHTVASVLGGAATLAQLYANADGVERNIPLAIRFACEAGGAPAEIGGRIEHLESLAKQTIPPKENFKFCDDITSGFMQGFCEAYESELADQSRANALSNLSSKWSESQRQAFATLTKAHAAYAKAHGSGEIDTSGTARAAEEISAEQSLRDSFLAAIQIFEKGSLPNYSATEVQKADTDLNQIYRKAITDAEANKSKYGAVQPEGIRAAERAWLTYRDAWTQFAKLHYPAVSAESWLTLLTKDRIATIQGGPCEFDPDNSQCEQQDTHAPRPLP from the coding sequence ATGGGAAAGTATTGTTTTGTGCTGCCGGTGCTGGTCGCCTTCGCCATACCCACGTTCGCGCAGGTCGAATACGCCGACGCGAAGACCAAAGCTGAGTGCACGCAATACGCGCAAACGCCGCTTCCCGCCGAGGCAGCTTCCTTCTCGGCTCCGGCGCAATGGCCAGCTTGCGCATCCTACAAACTTCACTCCGGCATCGGGACTAAAGTTGACCTCGAAGCTGCCCGCAAATGCGCATGGCAAGAGCGGCTCGCCTCTCAGGCCGGGCTTGAACCCCGCCACACAGTCGCCAGCGTTCTGGGTGGAGCGGCAACGCTGGCGCAACTCTACGCGAACGCGGATGGAGTAGAAAGAAACATCCCGTTAGCCATTCGCTTTGCCTGCGAAGCTGGCGGCGCTCCGGCAGAAATCGGAGGACGCATCGAGCATCTTGAATCTCTCGCGAAGCAAACCATTCCCCCAAAGGAAAATTTCAAATTCTGCGACGACATCACCAGCGGATTCATGCAAGGCTTCTGCGAAGCCTACGAATCCGAACTCGCCGATCAAAGTCGCGCCAACGCACTGAGCAATCTGTCGTCGAAATGGTCCGAGTCGCAAAGGCAAGCTTTTGCAACTCTGACCAAGGCCCACGCAGCATACGCCAAAGCACATGGGAGCGGCGAAATAGACACATCTGGCACCGCGAGAGCCGCAGAAGAAATCAGTGCCGAGCAAAGCCTCCGCGACAGCTTCCTCGCCGCTATCCAAATCTTCGAAAAGGGCAGCCTTCCCAACTATTCCGCCACCGAAGTTCAAAAAGCCGACACAGACTTGAACCAGATTTATCGCAAGGCCATTACCGATGCCGAAGCCAACAAATCGAAATACGGAGCAGTCCAGCCCGAGGGCATTCGCGCAGCGGAACGCGCATGGCTCACGTATCGCGATGCTTGGACTCAGTTCGCCAAACTGCACTATCCAGCAGTAAGCGCTGAATCCTGGCTGACATTGCTCACCAAAGACCGCATTGCCACCATCCAAGGCGGTCCATGTGAGTTCGATCCCGACAACTCGCAATGCGAGCAACAGGACACTCACGCTCCTCGTCCGTTACCCTAG
- a CDS encoding c-type cytochrome, translated as MIRLLVGIVIGILLIPVGVWAWLSYGHPPVAVTDAAMPFERAITHTPLHTRIDLELPKTVPVEANEATFIAGAHIYRQQCSFCHGVYGNPSTVGKHMFPDAPPLWEKHHNGEVVGVSDDPPGETYWKVANGIRLTGMPSYNKVLSETEMWQVSLLLANADKPLPPAAIALLKEPLNLDPALPSMPALPVKPAK; from the coding sequence ATGATTCGTTTGTTGGTTGGCATCGTGATCGGGATTTTGCTTATACCCGTGGGAGTCTGGGCCTGGCTCAGTTACGGTCATCCTCCGGTCGCGGTTACGGATGCCGCAATGCCGTTTGAACGCGCAATTACGCATACCCCATTGCATACCCGCATCGATCTCGAATTGCCAAAGACCGTTCCCGTCGAAGCCAATGAGGCTACCTTCATCGCCGGCGCGCACATCTACCGTCAGCAATGCTCGTTTTGCCACGGCGTCTATGGCAACCCCTCAACGGTCGGCAAACACATGTTTCCAGATGCGCCGCCACTCTGGGAAAAGCACCACAACGGCGAAGTCGTCGGCGTCAGCGATGACCCTCCGGGCGAGACCTATTGGAAGGTCGCAAACGGTATCCGCCTGACCGGAATGCCCTCCTACAACAAGGTTCTTTCCGAAACCGAAATGTGGCAGGTAAGCCTCCTGCTGGCCAACGCCGACAAGCCACTCCCTCCCGCAGCCATCGCCCTGCTCAAAGAGCCTCTGAATCTCGACCCGGCTCTGCCGTCTATGCCGGCCCTCCCGGTCAAGCCTGCAAAATGA